The Oncorhynchus nerka isolate Pitt River linkage group LG15, Oner_Uvic_2.0, whole genome shotgun sequence genome contains the following window.
AATGAACACTGCCTTGTTTAGATAATGTTGTTCTATACTTTCCAACCTCTATGAAACAGATTATATGATATTAATCGTTTGTTTCTTAAAGGAGCGGTGTGTCCTCTGGATGAGTTGTGTGATGTGGCCCATGAGTTTGGAGCCATCACGTTTGTTGACGAGGTCCACGCGGTGGGGCTGTACGGTGCCAGGGGAGGAGGTATCGGGGAGCGAGACGGCATCATGCACAAGATGGACATCATCTCTGGAACACTGGGTCAGTACTCAAATAACAAGCAAAATGGCCCCAGGGAATTATGTTTAAACCTTCAAGTCCATTGACTTGGCTTTACAAATCAGGGATGTGATTTGTCCTGAAATGAGGAATTCATGCTTTATCCTCCATTCAGTTCTAGTTGAAAACTGCCCCGTCTCCTAGTCAACTTCCAGATTTGTCCGTGTTCCATTCACATCGCTGAACCAGTCTTTGTTTATCTGAAACCCTGAGACGAAGCAGATGTCTGAGCTCGAATACAGGTGGTTGAGGTTGTTGCTTAACCCTCCTTGGGGCACTGGAGAAACAGGAACTAGGATCTGTTCATGACCTGTTGCTAGGAGACCACTGTGCTTCTTAAATTTCCTCTAAGCCTGGGGACTGCTGAGAGACCAATCATCACACACACTGGGAGAATCTGGAGAGGTGCTTTGTCTGTTAGAATAGAAGCAAGTCAAGATGACCAGACAGAACAGCTGGTGAACACCACGCTGGGGGCTTTCTAAAGGACTAGAAAGTGTCACGACCGTCATCTAAAtaattggaccaaggcgcagcgtgagttcCAAAACAACAAAGATATAACGATTGTGATACATAACGCACATAGGCACTCATACTAAACAATACCCCGAGGTATTCTCTATGTATTCTCCAACTCTCTATGGTCagagcgtgacagtacccccccccaaaaggTGCAGACTCCGACCACAAAACCTGAAACTAGatggggagggttagggtgggaAACTAGTGTCGGTGGAGGATCCGCTCAGACCGCGGATCCGGCCGTGCCCGGACtgggctccggccatggagccatggagcgggactggacaccgtgcccgGACtgggctccggccatggagccaTGGAGCGagactggacaccgtgcctggactgggctccggccatggagcgggactggacaccgtgcctggactgggctccggccatggagccatggagcgggactggacaccgtgcctggactgggctccggccatggagccatggagcgggactggacaccgtgcctggactgggctcCGGCCATGGCACCGGTGCAGGAAGCTCCGGGCCGTGGACCATTACTGGAAGCTCCGGGccgtggaccgtcgctggaggttccggactgtagaccgtcgctggaggttccggactgtagaccgtcgctggaggttccggactgtagaccgtcgctggaggttccggactgtagaccgtcgctggaggttccggactgtagaccgtcgctggaggttccggactgtagaccgtcgctggaggttccggactgtagaccgtcgctggaggttccgggctgtagaccgtcgctggaggttccgagctgtagaccgtcgctggaggttccgggctGTAGActgtcgctggaggttccggactgtagaccgtcgctggaggttccggactgtagaccgtcgctggaggttccggactgtagaccgtcgctggaggttccggactgtagacCGTCGCAAAACAATATCCTACATTGCAGGTGGGAAAAGGGAAAAAGGAcacactaagtatgatccccaattagaggtaaCGATtatcagctgcctccaattgggaaccatacacacaccaccaacatagaaatataataccTAGAAACCCCCCCAGTCACCCTCTGACCtaaaacaccatagagaacccagagggctctctatggtcagggcgtgacaaagtcTCCTTTAACATCCAATAATGCCCCGCCCCCCCCTTCCAGGCAAGGCGTATGGCTGTGTTGGAGGCTACATCGCCAGTACCGCCGCCCTGGTGGACACAGTGCGCAGTTACGCTGCAGGCTTTATATTCACCACGTCTCTGCCCCCCATGCTGCTGGCGGGCGCCCGCGAGTCCATCCAGACCCTTAAAGGGGAGGAGGGCCGCGCCCTCCGGAGGAAACACCAGCGCAACGTCAAGCTGCTGAGACAGATGCTCATGGACTCCGGACTGCCCGTCGTCCACTGTCCCTCTCACATCATCCATCAACACCAGCTTAACGCCCGCGAGTCCATCCAGACCCTTAAAGGGGAGGAGGGCCGCGCCCTCCGGAGGAAACACCAGCTTAACGCCCGCGAGTCCATCCAGAACCTTACCGCATGCTGGCCTATACACTGAACAAGGAGAGACACAGCTCTGTCTCTGGGGCGTAGACAATTACCAAGGCCTTATTCTGACAGTATATAGCTGAAGAACAGGAGACACAGCTCTGTCTCTGGGGCGTAGACAATGACCAAGGCCTTATTCTGACAGTATACAGCTGAAGAACAGGAGACACAGGTTTTCCACCATGTTCTATATTGGTGATACTGACCAAGAAGCCTGTTTCTAGGGAGAGAGTTTACTCAATGCTAATGAAGCACAGAATATATGTAATTGACAcagaccttcatttaactaggcatgtcttatttacaatgacagacgaccggggaacagtgggttaactgccttgttcaggggcagaacgacagatttttaccttgtcagctcggggatttgatccagcaaccttccggttacgagtccaacgctctaactactaggccaTCCTGCCAACCCCTGATATATAAGATGACCCAGATTCAAAGTGAAAACATAGTGGGCCAGAATCAACACAACACCACCTTTACACAACAGCAATATCACACCATAAAAAAACAGTTCTCAGTCTGAAATGTAGGGCAGCTTCTTAATGAACTGTGTATCAAAACACAGCCATTGGTGGAGTGTGTTCATCATACCAGAAATGCTGCCTGGCTTGGCAGCTCTACTGTCTCTGAAAGGGATCcacgacctgtctgtctgtctgtcctccacgacctgtctgtctgtcctccacgacctgtctgtctgtctgtctgtctgtctgtctgtctgtctgtcctccactacctgtctgtctgtctgtcctccacgacctgtctgtctgtcctccacgacctgtctgtctgtctctgtctgtctgtctgtctgtctgtcctccactacctgtctgtctgtcctccactaccagtctgtctgtatgtcctccacgacctgtctgtctgtctgtcctccagtacccgtctgtctgtcctccactacctgtctgtctgacctgtctgtctgtcctccacgacctgtctgtctgtcgtcctccacaacctgtctgtctgtcctccacgacctgtctgtctgtcctccacaacctgtctgtctgtcctccacgacctgtctgtctgtcctccactacctgtctgtctgtcctccactacctgtctgtctgtcctccactacctgtctgtctgtcctccactacctgtctgtctgtcctccacgacctgtctgtctgtcctccactacctgtctgtctgtcctccactacctgtctgtctgtcctccactacctgtctgtctgtcctccactacctgtctgtctgtcctccactacctgtctgtctgtcctccactacctgtctgtctgtcctccgctacctgtctgtctctcctccactacctgtctgtctgtcctccgctacctgtctgtctgtcctccacgacctgtctgtctgtctgtcctccactacctatctgtctgtcctccacgaCCTGTTTGTCTGGcctccactacctgtctgtctgtcctccgctacctgtctgtctgtcctccactacctGTTTGTCTGGCCTCCATGATCTGGCTCACAAACATAACACAAGCACTGGACTGAATTAACAAGGCTATTAACAATACAACCATTTAAGTAGATAAGAAGCTGAATTGGGGTGTTTAAATGTTGAGAGAACACCGTGTTGAAATGCAGGGAAACTCACTAGGCTCAATTCAAATACTGGATATCTGAAACGTGCTGGATTAGGGCACCACAGTGTCAAACCAGGAGATGGCTTAACTTCCTACATCACTGATGGTTAACATTGTGTAAGGTTACAGTTTCAAGGTTGCTTCAACATCTCTTTAAAACAACGAAAAAAGGAACTATGTCTTTGTAGAAATACCCGATGTGAAATAGAGGTGATTTTGGTTTGATGTAATGTGAGTGTGATGTGTATGgtttaaataaatgtttattaGTCCTATTATTACTAGGCCTAATGACCTGAAAACAGACACTGCTTCCTGTAAACATTATTCCTCTTCTGGTTGCCTCATTTGGCCTCTGATGTGTCCTCCCATGACATGTAACAATATCTAGACGGGTTTAACCTGGCTAGCAACTGTTACCCAAGTATCTAATTGCAAAGCAATTCAATTAGGAgccagaggagagggatggggaaagacaaagacacaaagaaagtgaaagagaacaagagagaaagaaaaaatataattacttgacacattggaatgaAATCCAAAAACAGAGCAGACTAGAATGCAATTTGGACCTAAACAGAGATTATACAGTGGAAGAAggggaaaagggggatacctagtccgttgtaaagggggatacctagtcagatacctagtcagttgtaaagggggatacctagtcagttgtaaagggggatacctagtcagttgtaaagggggatacctagtccgttgtaaagggggatacctagtccgttgtaaagggggatacctagtcagttgtaaagggggatacctagtccctggtaaagggggatacctagtccgtTGTAAAGGGGGacatctagtcagttgtaaagggggacatctagtcagttgtaaagggggatacctagtcagttgtaaagggggatacctagtccgttgtaaagggggatacctagtccgtTGTAAAGGGGGacatctagtcagttgtaaagggggacatctagtcagttgtaaagggggacatctagtcagttgtaaagggggacatctagtcagttgtaaagggggatacctagtccgttgtaaagggggatacctagtcagttgtaaagggggatacctagtcagttgtaaagggggatacctagtccgttgtaaagggggatacctagtcagttgtaaagggggagacctagtcagatacctagtcagttgtaaagggggatacctagtcagttgtaaagggggatacctagtcagatacctagtcagttgtaaagggggatacctagtccgttgtaaagggggatacctagtcagatacctagtcagttgtaaagggggatatctagtcagttgtaaagggggatacctagtcagttgtaaagggggatacctagtcagttgtaatctgtacatagtcaaagctttccttaagtttgggtcagtcagagTGGTCAGAGTGGCCACTGTGTACTcgctgtttagggccaaatagcattctagtttgctctgtgtttttgttcattctttccaatgtgtcaagtaattatctttttgttttctcatgatttagtTGGGTCTaaatgtgttgctgtcctggggctctgtgggatctgttttgtattttttttaacagagacccaggaccagcttgcttaggggacagagaccaggtggcgaatcgcatgtctgcatgtctggcagacatatccgtgtggatgacggatcaccacctcaagctgaacctcggcaagacggagctgctcttcctcccggggaaggactgcccgttccatgatctcgccatcacggttgacaactccattgtgtcctcctcccagagcgctaagaaccttggcgtgatcctggacaacaccctgtcgttctcaactaacatcaaggcggtggcccgttcctgtaggttcatgctctacaacatccgcagagtacgaccctgcctcacacaggaagcggcgcaggtcctaatccaggcacttgtcatctcccgtctggattactgcaactcgctgttggctgggctccctgcctgtgccattaaacccctacaactcatccagaacgccgcagcccgtctggtgttcaaccttcccaagttctctcacgtcaccccgctcctccgctccctccactggcttccagttgaagctcgcatccgctacaagaccatggtgcttgcctacggagctgtgaggggaacggcacctcagtacctccaggctctgatcaggccctacacccaaacaagggcactgcgttcatccacctctggcctgctcgcctccctaccactgaggaagtacagttcccgctcagcccagtcaaaactgttcgctgctctggccccccaatggtggaacaaactccctcacgacgccaggacagcggagtcaatcaccaccttccggagacacctgaaaccccacctctttaaggaatacctaggataggataaagtaatccctctcaccccccctccccctgaaaagatttagatgcactactgttccactggaggtcataaggtgaatgcaccaatttgtaagtcgctctggataagagcgtctgctaaatgacttaaatgtaatgttaaatgggactcttctccaggttcatctctctgtaggtgatggctttgttatggaaggtttgggaatcacttccttttaggtgttaGTAGAATTTAAAGGCTCTTTTGATAATTGATCAtttattatttggtgttttacgttgtacacagaggatatttttgctgaattctgcgtgcagagtctcaatttggtgtttgtcccattttatgAATTCTTGGTTAGTGAGCGgactccagacctcacaaccataaagggcaatgggctctatgactgattcaagtatttttagccagatttTAATTtcattttatgttccttttgatggcatagaaggcccttcttgccttgtctctcataTCATTCACAGTTTTGTgtaagttacctgtggtgctgttgtttaggccaaggtatgtatagttttttgtgtgctctagggcaacggtgtctagatggaatttgtatttgtcgATTGGATCTTTTTTtggacaccattattttggtcttactgagatttactgtcagggcccaggtctggcagaatctgtgcagaagatctaggtgctgctgtaggtcctccttggttggtgacagaagcaccagatcatcagcaaacagtagacatttgacttcagattctagtacgATGAGGCGGGGTGCTGCAGACTCTTCAAGTGCCCTcgtcaattcgttgatatatatgttgaagaaggtggggcttaagctgcatccctgtctcaccccacagtTCTGTGGGAAGAAatttgtgttttttgccaattttaaccacatactgtctctctctgtctctctctctctctctctctctctctctctctctctttctctctctctctctctctctctctctctctctcaattcaaggcgCTTTATTGggatgggaaacatatgttaacattgccaaagcaaatgaaatacataatacaata
Protein-coding sequences here:
- the LOC115125158 gene encoding 5-aminolevulinate synthase, non-specific, mitochondrial-like, translated to MARCNRLYDINRLFLKGAVCPLDELCDVAHEFGAITFVDEVHAVGLYGARGGGIGERDGIMHKMDIISGTLGKAYGCVGGYIASTAALVDTVRSYAAGFIFTTSLPPMLLAGARESIQTLKGEEGRALRRKHQRNVKLLRQMLMDSGLPVVHCPSHIIHQHQLNARESIQTLKGEEGRALRRKHQLNARESIQNLTACWPIH